The following DNA comes from Bacillota bacterium.
CTGAGTATTTAGACACAAACTTTACTGGAGAAGGCACTAGTTTTTATAATTTAATTTACGGATTAATCTAATAACAAATATCAGTAAGGACGTAGCATTATGAGAATGTATAATATTATTGAAAAGAAAAGGGACGGTCATGAGCTTTCATATGAAGAGATAAAATTTTTTATCGAAGGTGTTTGCAAAGAAAGTATACCCGATTACCAGATATCGGCATTATTAATGGCTATTTTTATCCGTGGAATGAGTGCAAGAGAGACGGCAGATCTGACCAGAATAATGGCAGATTCCGGTGAAAAGATGGATCTGTCTTTAATTAAGGGAGTAAAAATGGATAAACACAGCACCGGTGGGGTCGGTGACAAGACTACATTGATTGTTGCACCAATTGTTGCAGCGTGCGGTGTATTGGTTATTAAAATGTCGGGTAGAGGTTTAGGGTATACAGGCGGTACGGTAGACAAGCTTGAATCTATCCCAGGGTTTAGGGTTGCTCTTGAAAGAGATGAAATTATTAAAAATATAAAAAAAATCGGAATTTCTTTAACAGGGCATGCAGCAGGAATGGTTCCGGCAGATAAAAAGTTGTATGCTTTAAGAGATGTAACAGCCACTGTAGATAGTATTCCTCTTATAGCAAGCAGTATTATGAGCAAAAAAATTGCATCCGGGGCGGATAAAATACTGCTTGATGTTAAATGTGGCAGTGGAGCATTTATGAAAACTCTTGATCAGGCCATAACTCTTGCCGCACTAATGGTAGATATTGGTAACAGAGTAGGAAAAGAAACAGTAGCAGTTATCACAGACATGGATGTACCCTTAGGCAATGCTATAGGAAATTCCTTAGAAATAATTGAAGCTATTGAAACTCTCAAAGGGCGGGGTCCCACAGATCTTAAAACTATTTCTCTTGAACTTGCCTCTCACATGATTTATCTTGCCGGTTATGGCGATATAGAGTACTGCCGTAGTAAAGTAAAAGAGGTTGTAGATAACAGAAAAGCCCTAAATAAATTTAGGGAACTAATAAAAGCACAGGGGGGGGATGAGGAAATCGTAGAAAATTATAATCTTTTTAAACAAGCTTTATACAAATATGAGTTAGTATCAGAGACAGAGGGATATATAGAATCAATAAATGCCAAACTGATAGGGAACGCTTCCGTTATACTGGGAGCAGGTAGGGAAACAAAAGATAGCCCTGTTGATTATTCGGCAGGTATATATCTATATAAAAAAATCGGCATGGAAGTGAAAAAGGGAGACATCCTTGCTGTATTATACACAAATAAAGAAAATTCTATAGAGGAGGCTGTTGCCATGTTAAAAAAGAGTTTCAGCTACTGCCGGTGTATGCCTCAGACAAGGCCATTAATACTTGCTTATATTGATTCCGAACATATATATAAATATGTAGATAAATAATGCTATATAAAGCAGAATATAGATGAGAAGTTTTGCATAACAATTTACTAAAGACAAATACCTGGAGGGAAAATCCGTGTTTAAAAGAAAAGTTTCTATTTATGTAATTTTTATACTTATCCTTATAACTTTGTTTTTTCCTGCACAAATTGTTTTTGCCACTGTTAATCAGTATGACGCAGCTGAAGTGGCAAAAATAATGGAAGGAACCGATGTATTTAATTTAAAATCAAAGTCCGCAATACTAATGGATGCGTCTACAGGAAATATCCTGCTGGAGAGTAATAGTCGGGAAAAAAGGCCAATTGCAAGTATAACAAAAGTAATGTCTATGATACTGGTAATGGAAGCAATAGAAAATGGGAAATTAGCCTTTGACGATATGGTGTCGGTATCCGAGTATGCATATGGATTCGGAGGATCTCAGGTTTATTTGAAACCGGGAGAAGAGTTTACCGTGCATGAGATGATGAAAGCTGTAGCCATTCATTCTGCTAATGATGCTACTGTTGCTCTTGCTGAAAAAATTGCAGGGAGTGAAGAAGCTTTTGTAGCCATGATGAATGAAAAGGCTGAAGCACTTGGGCTTTCAGATACTCATTTTATTGATTGTTCCGGACTTGCAACTGAAGGACACTATAGTACTGCTTATGATGTTGCAATAATGTCCAGGGAAGTTGTAAATAAATACCCTAAAATCCTGGAATACACAAAAATATGGCATGATACCTTCAGAAACGGTGAATTTTCTCTTGACAATACAAATAAACTTATAAGACACTATCCAGGTACAGTGGGCCTAAAAACCGGCTATATTTCTGCTGCAGGATATTGTCTTTCAGCGGTTGTAAAAAGAGATAACCTTACATTAATATCAGTAGTATTAGGTGCTCCCGATTCAAACACAAGATTTGCCGAATCAAGAAAACTTCTTGATTATGGGTTTGCTAATTTTGAGACAACCAAATTAGAAGAAAAAAATACTGAAATAGGTATAATTGAGGTCAGAAAAGGTTTAAAAACCAGTGTAAGGGCACTGCTTGCCGATGACGTAGTTGTTTTATTAAAAAAAGGTACCAAGCAACAAATTGAACGTCACAGTAATATTGAACCCTTCCTGATTGCTCCAATACAGGAGGGCCAAAAGGTTGGAGAAGTTATTTATAAGCTTGAAGGGCAAGAAATAGCAAGGGTTGATATAATAGCTGAAGAAAGTATAGAAAAGGCATCGTTTATAAAATTATTTTTAAGAATGATACTGGAATGGTTTGGAATAGGGAAGAATAAGAGCAATCGCTTCTAAAAAAAAGGGGAGATAAGCTTGCTGTTAAGATATCCGCCAATAATAATAGTATACCTTGTACCTGTAGTACTTGTTTCTGTTACTTTTCATGAGGTAGCTCATGCTTATTGTTCATATAAGCTTGGAGATCCTACTGCAAAAAATATGGGAAGGATCACTTTAAACCCATTGAAACATTTAGATATATTAGGCACAATTATGATATTGGTTTCCGGTTTTGGCTGGGCTAAACCTGTACCCATAAACCCCATGTATTATAAAGATCGTAAAAAAGGGACCATGTTGGTTGGTATTGCAGGGCCTCTTTCGAATATTCTGCTAGCACTTTTATTTTCTTTTCCCATGGCTTTTATAGGTTATCGCTACGGAAGCGTTCCAATTGAGGCTTTTTTTAATGTTGACCAATTTTATTTCTTTAGGTATTTCCTGCCCCAATCCATTGTGTTTAATTTAAGTAGGTTTTTCTATATTATAAACATCAATTTGGCAGTATTTAACATTTTACCCGTACCCCCATTAGACGGTTCAAGAGTATTATCCGGAATTCTTCCTCAG
Coding sequences within:
- a CDS encoding pyrimidine-nucleoside phosphorylase — encoded protein: MRMYNIIEKKRDGHELSYEEIKFFIEGVCKESIPDYQISALLMAIFIRGMSARETADLTRIMADSGEKMDLSLIKGVKMDKHSTGGVGDKTTLIVAPIVAACGVLVIKMSGRGLGYTGGTVDKLESIPGFRVALERDEIIKNIKKIGISLTGHAAGMVPADKKLYALRDVTATVDSIPLIASSIMSKKIASGADKILLDVKCGSGAFMKTLDQAITLAALMVDIGNRVGKETVAVITDMDVPLGNAIGNSLEIIEAIETLKGRGPTDLKTISLELASHMIYLAGYGDIEYCRSKVKEVVDNRKALNKFRELIKAQGGDEEIVENYNLFKQALYKYELVSETEGYIESINAKLIGNASVILGAGRETKDSPVDYSAGIYLYKKIGMEVKKGDILAVLYTNKENSIEEAVAMLKKSFSYCRCMPQTRPLILAYIDSEHIYKYVDK
- a CDS encoding D-alanyl-D-alanine carboxypeptidase — protein: MFKRKVSIYVIFILILITLFFPAQIVFATVNQYDAAEVAKIMEGTDVFNLKSKSAILMDASTGNILLESNSREKRPIASITKVMSMILVMEAIENGKLAFDDMVSVSEYAYGFGGSQVYLKPGEEFTVHEMMKAVAIHSANDATVALAEKIAGSEEAFVAMMNEKAEALGLSDTHFIDCSGLATEGHYSTAYDVAIMSREVVNKYPKILEYTKIWHDTFRNGEFSLDNTNKLIRHYPGTVGLKTGYISAAGYCLSAVVKRDNLTLISVVLGAPDSNTRFAESRKLLDYGFANFETTKLEEKNTEIGIIEVRKGLKTSVRALLADDVVVLLKKGTKQQIERHSNIEPFLIAPIQEGQKVGEVIYKLEGQEIARVDIIAEESIEKASFIKLFLRMILEWFGIGKNKSNRF
- a CDS encoding site-2 protease family protein yields the protein MIIVYLVPVVLVSVTFHEVAHAYCSYKLGDPTAKNMGRITLNPLKHLDILGTIMILVSGFGWAKPVPINPMYYKDRKKGTMLVGIAGPLSNILLALLFSFPMAFIGYRYGSVPIEAFFNVDQFYFFRYFLPQSIVFNLSRFFYIININLAVFNILPVPPLDGSRVLSGILPQRQYFKLLQYENYIAVIFLLIIFIFPGILYKVMFPFIWLLETAIRFIAMPLLRVFI